The Paracoccus liaowanqingii genome window below encodes:
- the infC gene encoding translation initiation factor IF-3: MARRPHNAPPQRDTGPRTNERIRVSEIRLIGPEGENIGVVPPSVGMQMAQDAGLDLVEISPNAAPPVCKVMDLGKYKYEMQKREAEARKKQKVIEVKEIKFRPGTDIHDYDVKMRSVMKFLEGGDKVKVTLRFRGREMAHQDLGLELLHRVRDDVGEAGKVETMPKLEGRQMVMMIAPK, translated from the coding sequence ATAGCCCGTCGCCCGCATAACGCACCGCCCCAACGTGACACCGGCCCCCGGACCAACGAACGCATCCGCGTGTCCGAGATCCGCCTGATCGGCCCCGAGGGAGAGAACATCGGCGTCGTGCCGCCCTCCGTCGGCATGCAGATGGCCCAGGATGCCGGGCTGGATCTGGTCGAGATTTCGCCGAACGCGGCCCCGCCGGTCTGCAAGGTCATGGACCTCGGCAAGTACAAGTACGAGATGCAGAAGCGCGAGGCCGAGGCCCGCAAGAAGCAGAAGGTCATCGAGGTCAAGGAGATCAAGTTCCGTCCGGGAACCGACATCCACGACTACGACGTCAAGATGCGCAGCGTGATGAAGTTCCTGGAAGGCGGCGACAAGGTCAAGGTGACCCTGCGCTTCCGCGGCCGCGAGATGGCCCATCAGGATCTGGGACTGGAACTGCTGCACCGGGTCCGCGACGACGTGGGCGAGGCCGGCAAGGTGGAAACCATGCCCAAGCTGGAAGGCCGCCAGATGGTCATGATGATCGCGCCGAAATAG
- a CDS encoding glycosyltransferase family 2 protein, protein MLLPPESMERFLARKPEVLAKGPLALILVEDATAVAATVEHHIGRGFRHILLFSDQPQDLPEVLASKVTQLPYDTRRPDAHVEAVNAVIRAVPTGTWLYYCYNAEFLFYPFCETRSVGEMLGFHTEERRPAMLSYVVDLYAGDLTTHPDAVDLDAPLFDRAGYYALGRIGPDGQARDRQLDFHGGLRWRYEELLPPDRRRIDRIALFRAAPGLQVTADHRFSIEEYNTYSCPWHHNLTAAIASFRVAKALATNPGSRDQVGSLTWRNSHPFEWSGDQLMNLGLMEPGQWF, encoded by the coding sequence ATGCTGCTGCCCCCGGAAAGCATGGAGCGCTTCCTGGCCCGCAAGCCCGAGGTGCTGGCCAAGGGTCCGCTGGCGCTGATCCTGGTCGAGGATGCCACCGCCGTCGCCGCGACCGTCGAACATCACATCGGACGCGGCTTCCGGCACATCCTGCTGTTCTCGGACCAGCCGCAGGACCTGCCCGAGGTGCTGGCCTCCAAGGTCACGCAGCTGCCCTATGACACTCGCCGCCCCGATGCCCATGTCGAGGCGGTGAACGCGGTCATCCGCGCGGTGCCGACGGGGACCTGGCTGTACTACTGCTACAATGCCGAATTCCTGTTCTATCCCTTCTGCGAGACCCGCAGCGTGGGCGAGATGCTGGGCTTTCACACCGAGGAACGCCGCCCCGCCATGCTGAGCTATGTGGTCGACCTCTATGCGGGCGACCTGACGACCCATCCCGATGCCGTGGACCTGGACGCGCCGCTGTTCGACCGCGCGGGCTATTACGCGCTTGGCCGGATCGGGCCCGACGGTCAGGCGCGCGACCGGCAGCTGGACTTCCACGGCGGCCTGCGCTGGCGCTACGAGGAGCTGCTGCCCCCCGACCGGCGCCGCATCGACCGCATCGCCCTGTTCCGTGCAGCGCCGGGGTTGCAGGTGACTGCCGATCACCGCTTCTCCATCGAGGAATACAACACCTATTCCTGTCCCTGGCACCACAACCTGACCGCCGCCATCGCCTCGTTCCGGGTGGCCAAGGCGCTGGCGACCAATCCCGGGTCGCGCGACCAGGTGGGCAGCCTGACCTGGCGCAACTCGCATCCCTTCGAGTGGAGCGGCGACCAGCTGATGAACCTGGGCCTGATGGAGCCCGGGCAGTGGTTCTAG
- the fabA gene encoding bifunctional 3-hydroxydecanoyl-ACP dehydratase/trans-2-decenoyl-ACP isomerase, with protein sequence MALTQTSFTRDDLLACARGELFGPGNAQLPEPPMLMMDRITEVSEDGGEHGKGHIVAEFDITPDLWFFTCHFPGNPIMPGCLGLDGLWQLTGFNLGWRGWQGRGYALGVGEVKLTGMVRPDRKLLRYTVDFTKALQTRRLTMGVADGRVEADGEVIYQVKDMKVALSAS encoded by the coding sequence ATGGCTTTGACCCAGACCAGCTTCACCCGCGACGACCTGCTTGCCTGCGCGCGCGGAGAGCTGTTCGGCCCCGGCAATGCCCAACTGCCCGAGCCGCCGATGCTGATGATGGACCGCATCACCGAGGTGTCCGAGGATGGCGGCGAACATGGCAAGGGCCATATCGTGGCCGAATTCGACATCACCCCGGACCTGTGGTTCTTCACCTGCCATTTCCCCGGCAACCCGATCATGCCCGGCTGCCTGGGCCTGGACGGGCTGTGGCAGCTGACCGGCTTCAACCTGGGCTGGCGCGGCTGGCAGGGGCGCGGCTATGCGCTTGGCGTGGGAGAGGTCAAGCTGACCGGCATGGTCCGCCCCGACCGCAAGCTGCTGCGCTATACCGTCGACTTCACCAAGGCCCTGCAGACCCGCCGCCTGACCATGGGCGTGGCCGATGGCCGCGTCGAGGCCGATGGCGAGGTCATCTATCAGGTCAAGGACATGAAAGTGGCCCTGTCGGCCAGCTGA
- the fabB gene encoding beta-ketoacyl-ACP synthase I: MRRVVITGLGIISPIGNSADEVTDSLRAGKSGIVFAPEYAEHGFRSQVHGMPQIVLEDHVDKRNLRFMGPGAAYNFLAMEQAIADSGLDESDVSNERTGLIMGSGGPSTSNFFLAHQTVIEKGAPKKMGPFMVTRCMSSTNSACLATPFKIKGVNYSITSACATSAHCIGNGVEQIQMGKQDIVFAGGGEELDWTLSCLFDAMGAMSSKYNDTPETASRPYDATRDGFVIAGGGGVVVLEELSHALARGAKIYAEVTGYGATSDGYDMVAPSGEGGERAMRVAMATLPEGRKVSYINAHGTSTPVGDLGEIKAIRRIFGEGATPPVSSTKSLTGHSLGATGVHEAIYALLMLQNDFIAASANVTTLDPEIQPGEIASSRVDDAGLDSVLSNSFGFGGTNATLLMSRYLE; encoded by the coding sequence ATGCGTCGCGTCGTCATCACCGGGCTTGGCATCATATCCCCCATCGGCAACTCGGCCGACGAGGTCACCGACAGCCTGCGGGCCGGCAAATCGGGCATCGTCTTCGCCCCCGAATATGCCGAGCACGGCTTTCGCAGCCAGGTCCACGGGATGCCCCAGATCGTGCTGGAGGACCATGTCGACAAGCGCAACCTGCGCTTCATGGGTCCGGGGGCGGCCTACAACTTCCTGGCCATGGAGCAGGCGATCGCCGACAGCGGCCTGGACGAAAGCGACGTGTCGAACGAGCGCACCGGCCTGATCATGGGATCGGGCGGGCCGTCGACCTCGAACTTCTTCCTGGCCCACCAGACGGTCATCGAGAAGGGCGCGCCCAAGAAGATGGGCCCCTTCATGGTGACCCGCTGCATGTCGTCGACGAACTCGGCTTGCCTGGCGACGCCCTTCAAGATCAAGGGCGTGAACTATTCCATCACCTCGGCCTGCGCGACATCGGCGCACTGCATCGGCAACGGGGTCGAGCAGATCCAGATGGGCAAGCAGGACATCGTCTTCGCCGGCGGCGGCGAGGAACTGGACTGGACGCTGTCCTGCCTCTTCGACGCGATGGGCGCGATGTCGTCCAAGTACAACGACACGCCCGAGACCGCCTCCCGCCCCTATGATGCGACCCGCGACGGCTTCGTGATCGCGGGCGGCGGCGGCGTCGTGGTGCTGGAAGAGCTGTCCCACGCGCTGGCGCGCGGCGCCAAGATCTATGCCGAGGTCACCGGATACGGGGCCACCAGCGACGGATACGACATGGTCGCACCTTCGGGCGAGGGCGGCGAGCGGGCGATGCGCGTCGCCATGGCCACCCTGCCCGAGGGCCGCAAGGTCAGCTACATCAACGCCCACGGCACCTCGACCCCGGTCGGCGATCTGGGTGAGATCAAGGCGATCCGCCGCATCTTCGGCGAGGGCGCGACCCCGCCGGTCAGCTCGACCAAGTCGCTGACCGGGCATTCGCTTGGCGCGACCGGCGTGCACGAGGCGATCTATGCGCTGCTGATGTTGCAAAATGACTTCATCGCCGCCTCGGCGAACGTGACCACGCTGGACCCCGAGATTCAACCGGGCGAGATTGCCTCCAGCCGCGTCGACGATGCCGGGCTGGATTCGGTCCTATCGAACAGCTTCGGCTTCGGCGGCACCAATGCCACGCTGCTGATGTCGCGCTATCTGGAATGA